The Halomicronema hongdechloris C2206 genome includes a window with the following:
- a CDS encoding DUF2062 domain-containing protein, with protein MTALPDSSLHHSPHRPRRTLWRRRLRYFYLRFMRMQGSSQELARGLAAGVFSGCFPLFGLQIIIGVAIATIIRGNRLMAATGTWISNPFTYVPIFAFNYQLGHWLLGGGPLDQMADLETLKGWTTMGAHVTAALLTGSCLVGLVFSILSYFLGLQVFQALRQRRRRQQSKEP; from the coding sequence ATGACCGCCTTGCCTGACTCTAGCCTGCACCATTCCCCCCATCGACCCCGCCGAACTCTTTGGAGACGGCGACTGCGATACTTTTACCTACGCTTCATGCGCATGCAGGGCAGTTCCCAGGAGTTGGCCCGGGGGCTAGCCGCAGGTGTATTTTCGGGCTGCTTTCCGCTATTTGGCCTGCAAATTATTATCGGCGTTGCGATCGCAACGATAATCCGCGGCAACCGGCTCATGGCCGCCACAGGCACCTGGATTAGCAATCCCTTTACCTACGTACCCATCTTCGCCTTTAACTATCAACTGGGGCACTGGCTACTGGGGGGAGGTCCCCTAGACCAGATGGCCGATCTAGAAACCCTAAAGGGCTGGACGACCATGGGAGCTCATGTCACCGCAGCCCTACTGACCGGCAGCTGTTTAGTGGGCCTGGTGTTCAGTATCTTGAGTTATTTCCTGGGGCTGCAGGTGTTTCAGGCCTTACGGCAACGTCGCCGTCGCCAGCAATCTAAAGAACCCTAG
- the mnmE gene encoding tRNA uridine-5-carboxymethylaminomethyl(34) synthesis GTPase MnmE produces MSAAIVQGDTIAAIATAVVPQQGSVGIVRLSGSEAIAIARRLFHAPGRQPWESHRILYGYVRQPETRQVVDEALLLLMQSPRSYTREDVVEFHCHGGIMAVQQVLHLCLAQGARLAQPGEFTLRAFLNGRLDLTQAEGLVDLVGAQSPQAAQAALGGLQGKLAQPLRQLRRSCLDILAAVEARIDFEEDLPPLDEDQIRQRVDQLLEQMDRLLATAHQGELLRSGLKVAIVGRPNVGKSSLLNAWSRCDRAIVTDLPGTTRDVVESQLVVGGIPVQVLDTAGIRDAINQVEQLGIERSRTAAQAADLVLLVLDAQSGWCPEDQQLYNQVAHRPLICVVNKIDLLQGQSPPALPEPTHLTVYTAAACNEGIEALEQAILKAIEADGLTAADLDITLNQRQAAALTRARQALVQVHETITQQLPLDFWTIDLRSAIHILGELTGDDLTESVLDEIFSRFCIGK; encoded by the coding sequence ATGTCAGCCGCCATCGTTCAGGGAGACACTATCGCTGCCATTGCCACCGCCGTGGTACCGCAACAGGGCAGTGTCGGCATTGTGCGCCTGTCTGGCAGCGAGGCCATAGCCATCGCTCGACGGCTGTTTCATGCGCCTGGCCGCCAGCCCTGGGAAAGTCATCGCATCCTCTACGGCTACGTCCGCCAGCCCGAGACGCGGCAGGTGGTGGATGAAGCCCTGCTGCTGCTGATGCAATCGCCCCGCTCCTATACTCGTGAAGACGTGGTGGAATTCCACTGCCACGGCGGCATCATGGCAGTACAGCAGGTGCTGCATCTCTGCTTGGCCCAGGGTGCCCGTCTGGCCCAGCCAGGAGAATTTACCTTGCGGGCCTTTCTCAATGGCCGCCTCGATCTGACCCAGGCGGAAGGCCTGGTCGACCTGGTTGGGGCCCAGTCTCCCCAAGCGGCTCAGGCTGCCCTGGGGGGCTTGCAAGGGAAACTAGCCCAGCCCTTGCGCCAACTGCGCAGGAGCTGCCTCGACATCCTGGCCGCAGTAGAAGCCCGCATCGATTTCGAGGAGGACCTGCCCCCCCTAGATGAAGATCAGATTCGGCAACGGGTCGATCAGCTGCTGGAGCAGATGGATCGTCTACTGGCCACGGCTCACCAGGGAGAACTGTTACGCAGCGGTCTCAAGGTGGCGATCGTAGGCCGCCCCAATGTCGGCAAGTCTAGCCTCCTGAATGCTTGGAGTCGATGCGATCGCGCCATCGTCACCGACTTGCCCGGCACCACCCGCGACGTAGTAGAGTCCCAGCTGGTAGTGGGGGGCATTCCGGTGCAGGTCCTCGATACCGCTGGCATTCGAGATGCGATTAACCAGGTGGAGCAACTAGGCATCGAACGGTCTCGCACCGCCGCCCAAGCTGCTGACTTGGTGCTTCTGGTCCTAGATGCCCAGAGCGGTTGGTGTCCCGAGGATCAACAGCTCTACAACCAAGTCGCCCATCGCCCCCTGATCTGCGTGGTCAATAAAATAGACCTACTCCAGGGGCAATCTCCCCCTGCCCTGCCCGAGCCAACTCACCTGACCGTATATACTGCCGCTGCCTGCAATGAAGGCATTGAGGCCCTAGAGCAGGCGATTCTGAAAGCCATCGAGGCCGATGGCCTCACCGCTGCCGATCTGGATATAACCCTAAACCAACGCCAGGCGGCCGCCCTCACCCGGGCTCGTCAGGCTCTAGTTCAGGTGCACGAAACTATTACCCAGCAACTTCCCTTGGATTTCTGGACCATCGATCTGCGCAGCGCCATCCACATTCTGGGAGAACTCACCGGCGATGACCTGACCGAATCGGTGCTGGATGAGATCTTTAGTCGTTTCTGTATTGGTAAGTAG